The following are from one region of the Deltaproteobacteria bacterium genome:
- a CDS encoding 2Fe-2S iron-sulfur cluster binding domain-containing protein gives MLKVTINEKTCEVKTGTTVLQAAQKAGIEIPHFCYHPRLSIAGNCRVCLVELENTPKLQTACSTLCADGMVVRTDTERVKKAVTGVLEFLLINHPVDCPVCDQAGECGLQDYYMKFGLHGSRFALEDKERKFKAKDIGGLIILDSERCVLCTRCMRFLREVVGTDELNIFHRGSHSSIDIYPGRPLENRYTCNLAEVCPVGALTDRDFRFQCRVWFL, from the coding sequence ATGCTGAAGGTAACGATCAACGAAAAGACCTGTGAGGTTAAGACGGGCACGACGGTTCTTCAGGCTGCACAGAAAGCGGGAATCGAGATTCCCCACTTCTGCTACCACCCCCGCCTGTCGATCGCCGGAAACTGCAGGGTGTGCCTGGTGGAGCTGGAAAACACGCCCAAGCTCCAGACGGCCTGCTCCACGCTCTGCGCCGACGGGATGGTCGTGCGCACCGACACGGAGAGGGTGAAAAAGGCCGTCACCGGGGTGCTCGAGTTTCTCCTCATCAACCATCCTGTCGATTGCCCTGTCTGCGACCAGGCGGGAGAGTGCGGCCTGCAGGATTACTACATGAAGTTCGGTCTTCACGGGAGCCGCTTCGCCCTCGAGGACAAGGAGCGGAAGTTCAAGGCAAAGGATATCGGGGGACTCATCATCCTCGATTCCGAGCGGTGCGTGCTCTGCACGCGGTGCATGCGCTTTCTGAGGGAAGTGGTGGGCACCGATGAGCTGAATATCTTTCACCGCGGGTCCCACTCGTCGATAGACATCTACCCGGGAAGGCCACTTGAAAACCGGTACACGTGCAACCTCGCCGAGGTGTGTCCCGTTGGC